One stretch of Apis cerana isolate GH-2021 linkage group LG8, AcerK_1.0, whole genome shotgun sequence DNA includes these proteins:
- the LOC107999966 gene encoding protein max, whose protein sequence is MSDDDRDIDIESDEGDDSDSRQRHSNNTQYYSQAEKRAHHNALERKRRDHIKDSFSSLRDSVPVLQGEKVASRAQILKKAAEYIQFMRRKNSSHQQDIDDLKRQNSLLESQIRALEKAKITGNFAAETCEVTKSEGVAMPGYNDTESESSDSETSRTVRQSKKLKVGSLHH, encoded by the exons ATGAGTGACGATGATCGAGATATCGACATTGAGAGCGAT GAAGGTGATGATTCCGATTCTAGACAAAGGCATTCAAATAATACCCAGTATTATTCTCAA gCTGAAAAACGGGCACATCATAATGCATTGGAACGCAAGCGTAGAGATCACATTAAAGATAGTTTTTCAAGTCTCAGGGATTCCGTTCCTGTTTTGCAAGGAGAAAAAGTTGCAAGTAGAGCACAAATACTCAAAAAAGCTGCAGAGTATATACAATTCATGCGTCGTAAAAATTCTTCACATCAACAAGATATTGATGACTTGAAACGTCAAAATAGCCTCTTAGAATCTCAAA ttAGGGCACttgaaaaagcaaaaataacAGGCAATTTTGCTGCAGAGACTTGTGAAGTCACAAAGTCAGAAGGTGTAGCAATGCCAGGATATAATGACACAGAATCTGAATCATCAGACAGCGAAACTAGCAGAACTGTACGTCAATCAAAAAAACTTAAAGTTGGAAGCCTTCATCATTGA
- the LOC108000042 gene encoding mediator of RNA polymerase II transcription subunit 26 isoform X1, which yields MQRYCTELTERLLKSLDKEYNVIDMGAVVDVVTALEKTAITKEVLEVTRLGKYINELRRKTSNDALAKRAKDLVRRWRDMVLPSAHSTPQPTPADTAPPALNGAKPHSPALRCFKPQSPALRGLIPPQSPLLRDSTPLRVLSPVLSVHSDHSHSPNASSNKQSITVTSNHRTSSDVPPMLGSSSQHHSTEAVPRTHSSNKRLRKDDFKDQHNYQHHDSDSITESEPFVKKQRLNGENISGNLNMQVPSPIFKERISDQFTESSTDPDNSGPKKRGRKKGSKSVKKQPILEDRVKEKLASISRNPKLKTTQELLADLRARGTNSSINSSALPSQSVESSSMEEVLRNSNEQVSKFLRCPQNNLSHRNTVSEVSAESRLKPTENCHDVPSKCDESGVVFKEKPVTNVQKNQPEQCRDLTVEEILAKLPPIDPNSIDWSECEIESTEDQNSSEYPPRQVTAEDIERLHTQCVEGLNGNFQPKLSSLTSSFNENQRKEDVTDVNGVNNVYSQPDEEFREWHQMLARPSYNGQILHILPYVIID from the exons ATGCAGAGATATTGCACCGAGCTCACCGAAAGATTGTTGAAATCTCTTGATAAGGAATACAAT GTCATCGACATGGGTGCTGTTGTGGATGTCGTTACGGCCCTGGAAAAGACGGCGATCACTAAAGAAGTGCTTGAG gTTACAAgacttggaaaatatattaatgaacttCGACGTAAAACAAGTAATGATGCTTTGGCAAAACGAGCAAAGGATTTGGTGCGGCGATGGCGTGATATGGTCTTACCTTCTGCTCATTCTACTCCACAACCTACACCAGCAGATACAGCACCACCTGCTCTTAATGGAGCAAAACCACATAGTCCTGCATTAAGATGTTTTAAACCACAAAGTCCAGCATTAAGAGGTCTGATACCACCTCAGAGTCCATTATTAAGGGATAGTACTCCACTTAGA GTACTTAGTCCAGTTCTATCTGTGCATAGTGATCATTCACATTCTCCTAATGCATCATCAAATAAACAGTCAATTACAGTAACCAGCAATCACAGAACAAGTTCTGATGTGCCACCTATGCTTGGTTCTTCAAGCCAACATCATTCGACAGAAGCAGTGCCACGAACTCACAGTTCAAACAAACGTCTCCGAAAAGATGATTTTAAGGACCAACACAATTATCAACACCATGATTCAGACTCAATCACCGAAAGTGAACCCTTTGTTAAAAAACAACGTCTAAATGGCGAAAATATAAGtggtaatttaaatatgcaagTGCCTAGCCccatatttaaagaaagaatctcTGATCAGTTTACGGAGTCTTCCACAGATCCTGATAATTCAGGGCCAAAGAAACGTGGTAGAAAAAAAGGCAGTAAATCTGTAAAGAAACAACCAATTTTAGAAGATCgtgtaaaagaaaaactagCTAGTATTTCAAGGAAtcctaaattaaaaacaactcAAGAATTGCTGGCTGATCTACGGGCACGCGGCACCAATTCTAGCATTAATTCAAGTGCTCTACCTAGTCAAAGTGTAGAATCATCCAGCATGGAAGAAGTTCTGAGAAATAGCAACGAACAAGTATCAAAGTTCCTTCGTTGTCCTCAGAATAATTTATCTCATAGAAATACAGTTTCTGAAGTCTCAGCAGAAAGTCGGTTAAAACCAACAGAAAACTGTCATGATGTACCATCTAAGTGTGACGAATCAGGTGTAGTGTTCAAAGAAAAACCAGTTACAAATGTTCAAAAAAATCAACCAGAACAGTGTCGAGATCTCACAGTTGAAGAAATATTGGCTAAGTTACCACCTATAGATCCAAATTCAATAGATTGGAGTGAGTGTGAAATTGAATCAACTGAAGATCAAAATAGTTCTGAATATCCACCTAGACAAGTTACTGCAGAGGACATAGAAAGGTTACATACACAGTGTGTAGAAGGACTGAATGGAAACTTCCAACCAAAACTATCATCTTTAACTTCGTCTTTTAATGAGAATCAGAGAAAAGAAGATGTGACAGATGTCAATGGTGTAAACAATGTGTATAGCCAACCTGATGAAGAGTTTCGAGAATGGCATCAGATGCTAGCAAGGCCCAGTTACAATGGCCAGATCCTCCACATATTGCCTTATGTTATTATtgattag
- the LOC108000042 gene encoding mediator of RNA polymerase II transcription subunit 26 isoform X2: MGAVVDVVTALEKTAITKEVLEVTRLGKYINELRRKTSNDALAKRAKDLVRRWRDMVLPSAHSTPQPTPADTAPPALNGAKPHSPALRCFKPQSPALRGLIPPQSPLLRDSTPLRVLSPVLSVHSDHSHSPNASSNKQSITVTSNHRTSSDVPPMLGSSSQHHSTEAVPRTHSSNKRLRKDDFKDQHNYQHHDSDSITESEPFVKKQRLNGENISGNLNMQVPSPIFKERISDQFTESSTDPDNSGPKKRGRKKGSKSVKKQPILEDRVKEKLASISRNPKLKTTQELLADLRARGTNSSINSSALPSQSVESSSMEEVLRNSNEQVSKFLRCPQNNLSHRNTVSEVSAESRLKPTENCHDVPSKCDESGVVFKEKPVTNVQKNQPEQCRDLTVEEILAKLPPIDPNSIDWSECEIESTEDQNSSEYPPRQVTAEDIERLHTQCVEGLNGNFQPKLSSLTSSFNENQRKEDVTDVNGVNNVYSQPDEEFREWHQMLARPSYNGQILHILPYVIID; the protein is encoded by the exons ATGGGTGCTGTTGTGGATGTCGTTACGGCCCTGGAAAAGACGGCGATCACTAAAGAAGTGCTTGAG gTTACAAgacttggaaaatatattaatgaacttCGACGTAAAACAAGTAATGATGCTTTGGCAAAACGAGCAAAGGATTTGGTGCGGCGATGGCGTGATATGGTCTTACCTTCTGCTCATTCTACTCCACAACCTACACCAGCAGATACAGCACCACCTGCTCTTAATGGAGCAAAACCACATAGTCCTGCATTAAGATGTTTTAAACCACAAAGTCCAGCATTAAGAGGTCTGATACCACCTCAGAGTCCATTATTAAGGGATAGTACTCCACTTAGA GTACTTAGTCCAGTTCTATCTGTGCATAGTGATCATTCACATTCTCCTAATGCATCATCAAATAAACAGTCAATTACAGTAACCAGCAATCACAGAACAAGTTCTGATGTGCCACCTATGCTTGGTTCTTCAAGCCAACATCATTCGACAGAAGCAGTGCCACGAACTCACAGTTCAAACAAACGTCTCCGAAAAGATGATTTTAAGGACCAACACAATTATCAACACCATGATTCAGACTCAATCACCGAAAGTGAACCCTTTGTTAAAAAACAACGTCTAAATGGCGAAAATATAAGtggtaatttaaatatgcaagTGCCTAGCCccatatttaaagaaagaatctcTGATCAGTTTACGGAGTCTTCCACAGATCCTGATAATTCAGGGCCAAAGAAACGTGGTAGAAAAAAAGGCAGTAAATCTGTAAAGAAACAACCAATTTTAGAAGATCgtgtaaaagaaaaactagCTAGTATTTCAAGGAAtcctaaattaaaaacaactcAAGAATTGCTGGCTGATCTACGGGCACGCGGCACCAATTCTAGCATTAATTCAAGTGCTCTACCTAGTCAAAGTGTAGAATCATCCAGCATGGAAGAAGTTCTGAGAAATAGCAACGAACAAGTATCAAAGTTCCTTCGTTGTCCTCAGAATAATTTATCTCATAGAAATACAGTTTCTGAAGTCTCAGCAGAAAGTCGGTTAAAACCAACAGAAAACTGTCATGATGTACCATCTAAGTGTGACGAATCAGGTGTAGTGTTCAAAGAAAAACCAGTTACAAATGTTCAAAAAAATCAACCAGAACAGTGTCGAGATCTCACAGTTGAAGAAATATTGGCTAAGTTACCACCTATAGATCCAAATTCAATAGATTGGAGTGAGTGTGAAATTGAATCAACTGAAGATCAAAATAGTTCTGAATATCCACCTAGACAAGTTACTGCAGAGGACATAGAAAGGTTACATACACAGTGTGTAGAAGGACTGAATGGAAACTTCCAACCAAAACTATCATCTTTAACTTCGTCTTTTAATGAGAATCAGAGAAAAGAAGATGTGACAGATGTCAATGGTGTAAACAATGTGTATAGCCAACCTGATGAAGAGTTTCGAGAATGGCATCAGATGCTAGCAAGGCCCAGTTACAATGGCCAGATCCTCCACATATTGCCTTATGTTATTATtgattag